In Candidatus Methylomirabilis tolerans, the following proteins share a genomic window:
- a CDS encoding nitric-oxide reductase: MSPNTGGALSKSSRTFGQMLLVKKYWWFHALIVTTISLIGLVALGVWTYTSAPPLTNFVSSSSGEAVIPEWEIQRGKQVFHLKGLMTYGSFWGDGGERGPDYTAEALHHTYVSMNKYYENEIAKERPVTQDDRDMISVRVRREIRANGYDEATNVIRINDAQVFAYKELITHYTRTFTDPTYEEAFMKGRIQNHISNLDDLKALAGFFFWGGWVSGANRPGFDYTYTHNWPPDPAVGNTPTFETYLWSFISIFVLFCGTMLVLYVYGEMKALPGEPFNGRDWSLTTVDLENKGDAYVRPTQRATYKFFAFAVILFLIQVLAGILSAEDFVGGGPGNAIEKSILGFIIPFSVTRGWHTIVQIYWFFMAWVGYTLFFLPRISKVPNGQRFLINLLFTLCLIVGAGALFGIYLGHTGYMSDEMAYWFGSQGWEFLELGRFWHILMLASFCLWVYIIFRAVKPWITSQNLWSVPA; the protein is encoded by the coding sequence ATGAGTCCGAATACTGGCGGGGCATTGAGTAAGAGTAGCAGAACGTTCGGTCAAATGCTGTTGGTCAAGAAATATTGGTGGTTTCATGCGTTGATTGTCACCACGATCAGCCTTATTGGGTTAGTCGCACTCGGCGTCTGGACTTATACATCAGCTCCTCCGCTGACCAATTTTGTGTCGTCATCTTCCGGGGAAGCGGTGATTCCAGAGTGGGAAATTCAGCGTGGGAAGCAGGTGTTTCACCTTAAGGGCCTGATGACATACGGCTCCTTCTGGGGTGACGGAGGCGAGCGCGGGCCGGATTATACGGCCGAGGCCTTGCACCATACGTACGTCTCCATGAATAAGTACTATGAGAATGAAATCGCAAAAGAACGTCCTGTGACCCAAGATGATCGGGACATGATCTCGGTGAGGGTCAGGCGAGAGATCCGTGCGAATGGCTACGACGAGGCAACAAACGTTATTCGTATTAATGATGCCCAGGTTTTTGCCTATAAAGAACTCATCACCCATTATACGCGGACATTTACTGATCCTACCTATGAAGAAGCGTTTATGAAGGGGAGGATCCAGAATCACATCTCCAACCTCGATGACCTCAAGGCCTTAGCGGGCTTTTTCTTCTGGGGAGGCTGGGTTTCCGGCGCGAATCGACCGGGTTTTGACTATACGTATACCCACAACTGGCCGCCTGATCCGGCTGTCGGTAACACCCCGACGTTCGAGACCTATCTATGGAGCTTCATTTCGATCTTTGTGCTGTTCTGTGGTACCATGCTGGTCCTGTACGTCTACGGTGAAATGAAAGCCCTGCCTGGCGAGCCGTTCAACGGGCGGGATTGGTCACTGACCACAGTCGACCTTGAAAACAAGGGTGACGCCTACGTTCGTCCGACCCAGCGCGCCACGTATAAGTTCTTTGCCTTTGCCGTGATCCTGTTCCTGATTCAGGTATTGGCCGGTATTCTGAGCGCAGAGGACTTTGTCGGTGGGGGACCGGGCAACGCGATAGAGAAGAGCATACTTGGATTTATCATCCCCTTCTCCGTCACTCGCGGCTGGCATACTATCGTGCAGATCTACTGGTTCTTCATGGCTTGGGTCGGTTACACCCTTTTCTTCCTGCCCAGAATTTCAAAGGTTCCAAACGGGCAGCGGTTCCTGATCAACCTGCTCTTTACGCTGTGTCTCATTGTGGGTGCCGGCGCGCTGTTCGGCATCTATCTTGGACACACGGGGTATATGAGCGATGAGATGGCCTACTGGTTCGGGAGCCAGGGCTGGGAGTTCCTGGAGCTCGGGCGCTTCTGGCACATTCTTATGCTGGCTTCATTCTGTCTGTGGGTGTACATCATCTTCCGCGCGGTCAAGCCGTGGATCACGAGCCAGAACCTCTGGTCCGTGCCGGCC